GATCTCCCCTCTTTTCTCTGGGCCTTCCTCCTCTACCCCCTTCTCTAGACTTCTCTGATTCCTCTCTCTAGACCTCTTGCCTTCGTTTACTgtccccctttctctgaatcctacCCCCTTTGGTCTCCCAGTCTCCCTTCTTAATGTGTCTCTCCCCagggtctttgtctttctcactCTGGGTCCCTGTGCCCCTTTCTCTGGAGCTCTGTCGCTATCTGCTGGGTGTCTGTCTTCCCGAGTCGGCCCCTGAATCTCTCTCTTGGTCTCTGACTCTTTCTTTGCTAGGTGGCAGCTCGCCCAACGCTCAAGGTCCTCAGATTCATTTCCCCGTGTGTCCCATAAGAGGGGTGCCCCCGCACTCATGATTGACCCTCCACACCCTGTCTTCTGGCTCTCCCCTCCCTTAGCTCCGTGTCAGGACTCAAACAGACGCTGTTGGCCGAGTCAGGGGCCCTGACCAGCTTCAGCCACCGGGTGTTCACCGCCTGGGACTTCGGCCTCTGTGGGGATGCGCACGTGCGGCTGCGCCAGCGCAGCATCCTCTACGAGTTGCAGGTGCGCTTAGGGATGGGGGTGTACAAGCAGgtagggagggggcggggccaagTACGTGGGCGGGGCCCCGAGAGGGGGTGGGGCTCAGAAACGCCGGAAGGGTCTAGGAAaaagcaggcgggggtggggggggtgagaggGAAGGGGCGGGGCCGGAAGCTGCCAGAAGGAGCTTGATAAAACTGGAATTCCGTACAGGGCATGAGCGCTGGGCCTCAGGGCGTGGGGCGTGAGGAGGGCAGGATACCGAGCACAGGTCCAGGCCTCAGGGGGCGGTGCGTGGGAGGACAGGCTGTGGAGCGCTAGCTCAGCCTTCAGAGGGCGGGGCTTGGGGGATACTGGGTGGGGCCTTGAGGGGGCAGGGTGTGGAgtgctgggtgggtgggtgggtggggctgtggaggggcggggccggggtaTCTAAGTTGTCCCCTAGAGGACCAAAGGAGGCACTGTGACAAGGATTGTAGAATTCCTTAGAGGGGTGTTGCTGTATCAGTTCAGGTTGATAGAAGGCCTCTGTAGGACCTGGGGGAATTGAGCCCAAATGGACAATTTCCTGGCCTCAGGTGGAGCTGGAGGAAGCTGTGGTGCGGCGCCAGGCTGCGGTGCGGACCCTGGGCCAGCAAGCCTGGGTGTGGTCGGTGCGCATCCTGCTCAATCTGCTGGTGATTGCACTCCTGGGAACAGCCTTCTATGGAGTTTACTGGGCTACAGGGGCCACTGTGGATCTGCAGGTGTGGAGGGTCCTGGGGGAGAAGGGTCCTGTGGTTCCAGCACTTACACTTCCAAGGTTAAAAGGGACTGAAGTCTATAATTCCTTAGGATCTTAGGAAGAGGGATGGGGTGTATGTTTGGAACTCGGACTTTGGGATGCTGGAggaagaggctgggggaggaTGTTCAGCAAGGTTCTGAAGGACCAGAACCCTAGGGTCTCTTTGCTTGGTCCCTCTCTCCCAGGAGATGCCCCTTGTCCAGGAGATGCCACTGCTCAAGCTTGGGGTGGATTACCTTCCCTCCATCTTCATCTCTGGAGTCAACTTCTTACTGCCACCTGTGTTCAAGCTCATTGCCCCACTAGAGGGCTACACCAGGAGCCGCCAGATTGTTTTTATCCTGCTCAGGTTCTAGCATTTGGGGGTGTGCTGGGGATGATGGCAGGGCTGGCCTGAAGGACACTGGCTCTAATACATAAGGCACGGAAATCCCCAGAATTCTGGACCCAGTGagatctggattcaaatcctgattctTGTTCACAGAGCTtaggtttcttcatctgtgaagtggggagaACCGTGTGTTCCACACTGTTGCAGGTGGCGGGTTTCGGGTGAGCACTGGTCAGTGCtgattccttttcccttccccttgccAGGACCGTGTTTCTCCGCCTGGCCTCCCTGCTcgttctgctcttctctctctggaaTCAGATCACTTGCGGGGGCAAGGCTGAGGCTGAGGAGTGCAAAACCTGTGGCTACAATTACAAGGAACTACCGGTGAGAAGGAGAGGGGCCCCGAATCCTGGGTCTATGAGGGTCCTGACTCCAGGTttgagaggaaggaggagtttaAGGTGCTAGAACACCCTCCCATTGAGGACAAGGGTAcagatggtaaaaacaaaaacaaaacaaaaaaactgaggcCCCCCTGCCCCAGAGAAAGGATTGTTAGGATCTCACACGCTTGTGATTTGGAGACCTGGATGCTTGCGCCTCTAgatgccagggtcctgaggttCTTTCTGACCCATGACTTCCTTCCTCAGTGCTGGGAGACTCGGCTGGGGCAGGAGATGTACAAACTCCTGCTGTTTGATCTGCTTACTGGCCTGGCTGTCATGCTGCTCATCCAGTTTCCACGGAAGTGAGAGCCCCGCCCCTCACAGTGCCCCACCCCCTTTGCTAGCCCCGCCTCTGCTCCATCTCTTTGCCCTATGTCCGCAGACCCCTCCCCTCCATTACCTAGTTacttccctctgccccagcccctacCTCTAGCCCACTGGGGTCGACCTCTGGACACACCCACTCCAGGACTTTGAAAGCCGCACGCCTATTCGATATCTTGACTTCCGATTGGTGGGCGGGACGGCAGAGGCGGGGCAATGCGGGCCACCACGCCTCTGACTCGGCCCCGCCCTGTCCCGCCCCCAGACTGCTCTGCGGCCTCTGTCCCGGGGCGCTGGGTCGTGTGGTGGGAACCCAGGAGTTCCAGGTGCCCGACGAGGTGCTCGGGCTCATCTACGCGCAGACGGTGGTCTGGGTAGGGAGTTTTTTCTGCCCTTTACTACCTCTGCTCAACACGGTCAAGTTCCTGCTACTTTTCTATTTGAAGAAGGTGAGGAGTGTGGCGGATTCCTGGGTCCTGGAGGAGGATGGAAGCAACGGTCCCCAACTACTAGAAAGAGGAGGGGTCTGGAGGACAGACTTCTAGATGTGGGAGGAGGAGTTTAGGGCGTCTTAACTTGTCCGTCCAAGGGAAGAGCGGACCCAAACTCCCGGGTCTGATGGCAGCAAAGGACTAGAGCCTTGCGGTTCCTGACTGAGAAGGGGCCAGGACTCCTGTGTGATGAAAAAGGACAGGCTAGGACTCACAGTCCTGTGTCTCCTTCTCGCCACAGTTCACCCttttctccacctgctccccggCCTCCCGCACCTTTCGGGCTTCCACAGtgaatttctttttccccttggTCCTTCTCCTGGGTCTGGCCATCTCCGCTGTTCCCGTGCTTTATAGCCTTTTCCTGTAAGTGTGAGAGGCgcctgcccccgccccctccacccTCATCCAGGATTCTGAATCGCCGCCATCCTTGAACACTGCCTGTCTCTGCGCTCTTTAGGATCCCACCTTCCAAGCTGTGCGGTCCATTCCGAGGGCAGTCGTCCATCTGGGCCCACATCCCTGAGTCTATTTACACCCTCCCGCAGACCGTCCAggactttctctttttcctggggACCCAGGCTTTTGCCGTGCCTCTTCTGTTAATCTCCAGGTGAGGGAGCCCAGACTCCTGGATTTGAGTTTGTGTGCCCTGGGGACCCCACTGCCTGTTTCcaagggagaagggggctgggtCCTGGACTCTTGGGTCtgagggagaagggagctggggggcctGGACTCCTGCGTCTGTGGGAGGAGGGAACTGGGGGTTCCacactcctgggtctgagggaggagggagctaGGGGGTGCAGACTCCTAgatctgagggaggaggagggagttgggggtccggactcctgggtctgagagaGGAGGAGACCCCTGGGAGCTCTGgattcctgggtctgagggaggaggagggagctggggggacAGGgtctcctgggtctgagggaggtggggctgggggtccGGATCCCTGGTTTCTAAGGAGCCATTACCCTGAAGATACTCCAAGAGCGTTCTGGCTTCCATTTGTCTCCTCTAGCATCCTGATGGCATATACCTTGGCCTTGGCTAACTCTTACGGACGTCTCATCTCTGAGCTCAAACGCCAGATAGAGACGGTGAGCCAGACTGGGTTGGTGGGAAGAGGTCCTGGTTATAGAAAGAAGTAGCGGGGGAGGTCTGTCTCACCTCTACTTCTCTTTACCCTTTACTCAGGAGGCGCGGAATAAGGTCTTCCTGGCACAGCGCGCCGTGGCCCTGAGCTCGGCCAGAGGGGCTCTCTgacctccccagcctccctttGTAAGTCTCCGGCACGTCGTCTCTAAGAGGGGAGAACTGGACAAGACCCCAAGCCCTCACAGCCCTGGGATTCGGAGATTTCCGGGGCCCTGGAGCTCCCCAACCCTGCCAGGTCCCTCACTCTCCGGCAAATCTTCTCGCGTCAATAAAGGAAGCTCAGGCTTCAGAGCACTCCTCGTGACTTGCATCCTGAGGCTCGGGCTGGGGGCGGCTGAAGAGCAGCACACAGGCCAATCAAATGTAGAGGCCTCGAGGACCGGACGCGCATGCCAGCCAATCAGCTGCCGCGTCCGGTAGCTTCGGGGCGAGGACACGTGATGGGCTCGGACGCTTGATAAGAGGCGGTCGCTAAGCTACGCCAACTCCAAAGTCGACATCTCAGCCAATAAGCTGTCGCTACGGACTGGGGGGCGTGGCAGTCAGCCCAGGACCAATCCGTGGCTGCGGCAGGAACCACAGGGAGGGTCATCCTCTCGCCAATAGGAAGTACTCGGAGGCGGGCCTGCCAGTCGGCAGACGGCTGAGACGCCATGAATATCTTGCCCAAGAAGAGTTGGCACGTCCGGAACAAGGACAATGTGGCCCGCGTGCGGCGTGACGAGGCTCAGGCccgggaggaggagaaagagcgGGAGCGGAGGGTGCTGCTTGCCCAGCAGGAGGTAAGCCCCGAGTGCGGTCGGGTGGGACTCCCGGGCCGAGGGCGCAGGCGTGTGGGGAGGGGCCGGAAGCTGGGGTGGCGCGCAGGCGCGCTGCGTCCCGTGAGGCCGGCGGGGCTGGGTGGGGCTGAAAGCGCCGGGCCCCACCTGCGTGGCCCCCGCCTCCCCATCTCCCAGTGCCAACCCCCAACCCGCTGCGGGGGCCCCACCTGCGCTCCCCCTTGCCCAGGTTTTCCCCCACTCGCGTCGTTCGCGAGGccagagtgcctggcacaggagGGGCTGGTGAAAAAAGGAATCCTTGGGCAGTTCAAGGAAAACTCGGTTCCGTTTAGTTTGCCTGCGCAACCTCCCTGTTGAGCGCCTACTGTATGCTCGCAGAGCGCCTGACCTGCGGTCTCTCAAGCACCATTCGTGGTTGGAGGGGCAATGTCCCGCCTGTGTAGAGAGGGGGGATGGCTTCCGAAGGGCCAAGACGGTGGGGCGAGCTCCTTGCCGCCTCCCCCCGGGGCTTACGGTGCAACTGCTAATCTCTAGTTTGCAGTCCTTTGTCCAGTCGGGCCTGGAGGTGGTCTGCGTTCTTAAAGTTCGCTTTTGTCAGTAGAAATTGCTCGTTGTCTCCGGGGCGGTGACTGGGAGCCCTACCTGTAGTTCCGGTCTCCCGCTCCCCTGTTTTAGGCTGCCTTCATAGCTGTTTTGTGTCACTTGAGCCTGGGACCCTACTGGTTGACCGAGTGGCAGCGTACAGGCCCAGGTGTCGCCTTCTTCCCTCCCCGGTTCATGTACTCTTCCTTACAGCCCCCAGCACCAGCACTGGGGCTCCCTCCGACGTACTCAGAAACCGTCTCCCAGTCCTTGGAGTCCCGTCTAGGTTCTGAATGCTCTGCCTGTAACTTTCTTTTCCCTAGGCCCGCACAGAATTCCTACGGAAGAAAGCCAGGCACCGGAGTTCTCTCCCTGAGCTCGAATCGGCAGAGGCGGGAGCCCCCGGTTCTGGCCCTGTGGACCTATTTCGGGAGCtgctggaggaagggaaaggggggaCCAGAAGCAATAAAGAGTACGAGGAAGAAAAGCGACTGGAGAAAGTAAGCTGGCCCCCCACCTATGAGTCCTGGGTAGAGCCTGGGGGTGACTGATGGGAATAGTTGGCCgggtggaaggggtggggggggggacggtGATGAGATGAGCTCATTATGGAACACCGCACTCAGGAGTGTGGGTTACTGCCATCCAGGCCTGCAAGGGGCTTGGAAGTGGG
The genomic region above belongs to Neovison vison isolate M4711 chromosome 7, ASM_NN_V1, whole genome shotgun sequence and contains:
- the TMC4 gene encoding transmembrane channel-like protein 4 encodes the protein MWEPEAWGSSGGWPPPRGARAGPSLSSVLNELPSAATLRYRGPGVLPWGASEEEEEDGERNIQAIAEAAQKELEEPLPSRELPWPLQARRAHRQSHAKDQRTQKSGSRGEQWALWLRRSKEKMKAGLHTLQPWAWTLKRIGGQFGAGTESYFSLLRFLLLLNLLASILKACMTLLPTWLEGTPPGPPGPNGSSPCGFYDPNLQGLVAFPTHLFNLLSGEGFLEWSPLFYGFYPPRPHLAVTYLCSVFVIGLLDLLLILHRSVSGLKQTLLAESGALTSFSHRVFTAWDFGLCGDAHVRLRQRSILYELQVELEEAVVRRQAAVRTLGQQAWVWSVRILLNLLVIALLGTAFYGVYWATGATVDLQEMPLVQEMPLLKLGVDYLPSIFISGVNFLLPPVFKLIAPLEGYTRSRQIVFILLRTVFLRLASLLVLLFSLWNQITCGGKAEAEECKTCGYNYKELPCWETRLGQEMYKLLLFDLLTGLAVMLLIQFPRKLLCGLCPGALGRVVGTQEFQVPDEVLGLIYAQTVVWVGSFFCPLLPLLNTVKFLLLFYLKKFTLFSTCSPASRTFRASTVNFFFPLVLLLGLAISAVPVLYSLFLIPPSKLCGPFRGQSSIWAHIPESIYTLPQTVQDFLFFLGTQAFAVPLLLISSILMAYTLALANSYGRLISELKRQIETEARNKVFLAQRAVALSSARGAL